The sequence CGTTTCCAGTGATTTTATCAACTGATAACACAGCATTCTGACCAAAAACAGATTGTAATCCTGAAACCGGTTTCACAGCCAGTGTTCCGTCCGAATTCTGAATCAGTCTGTGAGCAACAATATTTCCTGCCCAGTCTTTTCCACCGGTATTATTTTCAGGAGTTTTTCTTGCGGTCCACCCTACCAGATAACGGTTTGTATTATCCGAAACCGTTTTGGCAGCATACAGATAAGAGCCGTCAAGACGGTCATTTTGAGGAGTTGTCCAAGGTCCGTTTGGTGAAGTCGAAATACGGTAATGCGTTCCTGTATTGCTGCTCCAGTTTTCAGAAAAAACAAGATACCAATAATTGCCCATTTTGAAAAGATCCGGACATTCCAGCATAATATAATTTTCGGAAGAACTAGTCGTATAAATCGGATTTTCTACAGTCCAATTTCCGTTTGCCGGATTGATGGTGGTAAATTTCAGCACGACCGCTTTTTTATCAGAGGTCTGAGCAGAGACCAGCATCCAGTATTTTCCGTCTTCAGAATTAAAGAAAACGTGCGGGTCACGGAATTCATAATCATAATATCCTACCGGAGCAGTGATTTTAAAATTCTTGATTTTCGTCCAGTTTTTCATATCCGTACTTGTTGCCAACAGAACGCTCTCCCGTGGATTGCCTGAAAGGAACGAAGCAACGGCGTTATGACCGGTATAATAGTAATAATAGGTATTTCCTACCTTTACAAGGCTTCCAGTTCCCACTCCAAAATCGGCTTCTGATGACGTTCCGTAAGAAATCTGTCTTCCCTGATAAGTAAAATCTGTAAAATTGCCGGTCTCGAAGCTATGAATATCGTGAAATCCTTCTCCCGCAGGTTTTGTTTTTGCATCGTGAAGAAAGAAAAGATGAAACTTCCCATTTTCATAATAAGGCATTACATCGCCTGCATAACCTTCTGTATAATAAGGATTGCTCTCTCCCATCCATTGATTGGGCGGCTGCGGAAAGATATTGGTTTTGCTGTAAATATCTTCCGGATTAACTTCTGTGTCAGAATCGTGATTCTGACAGGAGAATATTGCCATTGCAAGTACGGCTGCTGCATATATTTTTTTAATTGACATGGGTTCTGATATTAATGGGTTACAAGATAATTGAGACTGTTCTCCGTCATCTTTTTGATGTTATCCTGAAACGAGTTGGGTTGGCTCGGGTTTCCATTCACTGTTTCATTGTACCAATCGTAGGCACCCATACAAATAACCATACATTTTTTGTTGGCAGTTCCGCCAGGAAATTCAGCAATGGCAACACGTCCGTCCAAAGTATTGTCCCAAGCCTCGCTGGCAAGATTATTACCACCTGTCTGGCTTCTCCATCCGGCACCATTTACGTATCCACCCCAATCCGGAAGGAACCACCAAGCCGTATGATTCAGACGGAATGTCCCTTTCTCAAGCAGATTAGCTTTCCCTGATTCGTACGTCTGAAGACCATCGAAAACAGGATGATTCTCATTTCCTTTGAAAGAGATTCCCCAATCACTTCCTGTATCTATAAATCCGTTCGGAAGAAAATCTCCGAAAACATTATTCGGTCCTTTTCCTGCAGGAACTATTTCTAATGCATCAACATATTGTGCAGCAAAACTTGTAAGTAAAATATTTCCTCCGCCATTCAAATAGGTTTTGATTTTGGAAGTTACATTCGTATTCAGCGCATCGCCCGGTAGAGCGGTAGCCGAGTCAAAATGCCACCAGATCACATTAATTCCCGTAAGATTTGCTGCACTACTTGCGACATCAGCAATCGAAACATACACCGCACCTGAATATTTTCCGAAAAGCCAGTCAGAAGCCGCAATCTCATCCGGATTTGTCAATCCTGTTCTTGTAGCAGCCGTTCCAAGGAATGCAATAGACGGTCCTGAAACAGGCGTTGTTAATTTAGCCGTATACACTTCCGTTATACTGCCATTAGAAACAGTAAACGAAACCGGACTGGTAAAATTAATGGTTGTTCCCGATGCAGGATTGATACTGACACCATTTCCGGTTTCTATTACCGGCTGCAATGCGGTAAGATTTGTTCCTTCCGGCATTGTAAGAGAAATGGTTTTACCCGAATTATTGATGGTAGCCGATAATCCGTTAATTTTAAAGCTGATGATCGGATCCTGAGCTTTTACAGTTACCAGATAATCTTTGTAGATGTTGCCATTTTTTACTTTGAATTTAACCGGCTGTGAAAAATCAATCGTTGCTCCTGATGCCGGCGAAACGACTGCTCCCTGAGAAATTCCAATAACCGGAACCAATGTCTTAACACTTGTTCCATAAGGAAGTATAACTGTGATTTTATCATTCTTATGGTCAATTTCCCCTGAAACATTGTTCACTTTAAAAGAGGAAATATTGACTGAAACATCCGTAACAAGCCCATCTTCCACCTGACTGTCGCAAGACCAGATAAAAGCCGCAGATATCAGCAGAATGATGATAATATGAGTTTTTTTGAATATCGTTTTCATTCGTATCTTGTTTTAGTATCCGTTATTTTGTTTATACAGTCCCTGACTGAAATTGATCTGTGCCAATGGAATCGGACAGTATTCCTCAATTCCGTGGTCAAATCCTGCCTGAGAATAGAAAGATCTTTTAGTTTTCTCGACAGAATAATAGGTGTTCATCGTTCCTGCCGTAGTTCCCCATCTCACAAGGTCGAAGAATCGGCTTCCTTCCATTGCAAACTCCATTCTTCTCTCCCATCGCAACGCTTTTCTTGCAAAATCCTGGTTCCACGTGCAATTTACGCCCGGCTCATACTTGCTGATCAGATTGTTGGTAGTATAACTTCCTGTAAGAACTGTACTATTGGCTGCTCTCTGTCTCACCTGGTTGATTAATGGCAACGCTTCGTTGATTTGTCCGAGTTCAATTAAGGCTTCCGCTTTCATCAGCAGAACATCGGAATATCTTATGATGATTCTGTTCTTGGAATTTCCATAGAAAGGGTCTACATTCACGGTACAGCCGCATCCTACAGGTACATTTTCCTTTAATGAAGAATAATATCCATAAGTTCCGGGACTTCTGCTCCAGCTTTCCTTAAAGATTTTGTTTTCTTCATATTTCCACGGCAGTCCGGGCAAAGCAACGGTGTGATACAATCTCGGATCCACTTTGTAACTGTTTAGTTGATTGTAATTAAGATCCGTATCGTTAAAAGTATCAAACATCGGCAGCCCCAGAGGTGTAGTTTTAAATGCATTCACCAGATTTTGGCTTGGCTTATGAAAATCGCAGCATCCCAAACCTTGTGGCAGAGAAAGCACATCACCATAATTGAGCCTTCCGAAAAGCGTTCCGTCATTGTCAGAATATTGAATGGAAAAAACTGCCTCCGGTCCGTTCTCGTGTGTTCCCGGAAGGAAATTATACCCGAAGTCAGGCTCCAATGTATAATTTCCGATAACCTGATTGGCAGCATCAATAGATTTCTGAAGCGTAACTGGATTTACCTGTGTTACCGTATAGTTATCATCCTGCTCATACGCTTGATACAGCCTTACTTTAGCCAGATAAGCATAAGCAGCACTTTTCTTTGGTCTTCCCACTTCCGACTGTGTTGCAGGCAGATTAGCGGCTGCAAATTCAAAATTAGAAGCAATAGCTTCCCAAAGTTGCTGGTCGTTCTTTGCCTTGTTTGAGATTTTAGGATAGTCATCAATCGGTGTATTTTCATCCACATAAGGCACATATTTAAATAACGTTTTTAGCAAAAAGTAGTAATGCCCTCTTACGAAATTCATCTCAGCAATTCTTCTTTGCTTGTTCGGATATTCAGAATCTGAAAGCTGCTTCAGCGCGGCAATCGCTTTGTTACATCTGGAAATTCCAACATAATTGAGATACCATAATCTGTCTAATTCACCAAAATCTGAACGGATATTATTTGAAATTTCAAAAAAGTGAAAAGTCTGGATATCATTAGTTCCGCTTCCTCCTTTGTACGCATCATCAGAACGGACGTTTCCATACGGCCAAAGACTGAAAGGGGTATCATAATGATCGTTTCCGAGAGATGCATAGGCTGCAACCACAAAACCATCCACATTCTGAGGCGTTACCACATCGGCTTCCGACAGGACACCTCTCGGCTCATTGTCCAGAAAATCGTTGCAGGAAGTTGTTCCCAGCAAAAAGGCAAAAGCTATTGTTAAAAGTATATTCTTTTTCATTTTTTTATTATTTAAAAATTATAGGGAAAAATTAACTCCAAAATTGAACGTCAGCGGTAACGGGTAACCGAATGCCGGTGTTTCAGGATCTATTCCTGTAAAGCTTTTCGATTTTATAGTCCAAAGATTCTGAACACTTGCATACATCCTGAAATTGGTGATGTGATATTGCTCCATTAAAGATTTCGGGAACGTGTAGCCCAACTGTAAAACCCTCAGCTTCAGATAACTTCCACTTTCTACATAATACGATGAGAATCTGGATTCTGCATTGCTGTCCACTGTAGTAAGTGCAGGAATATCTGAATTGGGATTCTGTGGCGACCACGCATTCAGAAGTCTTGTTCCTTTATTGGAACCTACATCATCCACGCTCCAGAAGTCAGTCTGATATTTTTTTGAATTAATGACATCTACATCGCCGATGCCCTGCCAGAATGTTGAAAGATCAAAGTTTTTATATGAAAAATTGAGATTGACACCATACATAAATCCCGGATTCGGATTACCAATCCACGTTCTATCTTTGTCGTCAATCATTCCATCACCATTTAAATCTGCATAGCGGATTCTTCCCAAGCCTTTACCTGACTGACTTGCAGAATTATCCACCTCTGCCTGAGTTCTGAAAAGTCCGTCGGCAACATAACCGTACATTGAGTTAACCGGGCGTCCCAGGATATTATCCGTGGTTCCGTTTCCACCGTAATTGTTGATAACAGATTGTGGAAGTGCAGTAATTTTGTTACGGTTCATCGAGATGTTCCCTGAAACTTCGTAACGGAAGCCACCTGCGGTTTCATTCTGATAAGACAATGCAATTTCAATCCCTTTATTCTCCATAGATGCACCATTAATCCATCGATCTCCTCCTTCTCCGATCACCCCCAGATAAGGTGGCAATACAAGAATGTCTTTTGTTGCTTTTTTATAAACATCGACACTCCCTGTCAGTTTTTGATTGAAGAATCCGAAATCTAAACCAAGATTCGTCTGCGTGGTCGTTTCCCATCTCAGGTCGTCATTTTTTGTCTGCGTTGCAATAAATCCAGATGGCAGTAAGCCGCTTCCGACACCGGAAATATCGTAAGCCGTACCGTAAGATGTTGCCCACGTTGGGTTTCCTCCCGCATAATTCGCTATATATAATGAATACACCGCCGAATTGCTGATTTCCTGGTTCCCGGTCTGCCCCCAACCTGCTCTTAACCTCAAATCTGAGAAAAACGGAATAAGATTTTCTGCAAAATGTTCTTTATTGATTCTCCATCCAGCTGAAAATGCAGGGAATGTTCCGAAACGGTTATTTTTACCGAACCTTGAAGAGCCATCATAACGCATTGTTGCAGAGAAAAGGTAGCGGTTGTCATAGTCGTAAGAGAATTTTCCGAAGTAGGACAATAGGCTGTAATACGTGGAACTTCCGCCGTTGAAAGCATCTCCGGTTCCCGCATCGGGATACATATAATCCGGTGTTTCTATCAGGAATCCTTCTTTTCTCAACCAAGTATTTTTAAATGTATCCTTATACATTTCCATTCCGCCCAAAACATCAAAATGGTGTTTCCCTGCTTTTGCGGTGTATTGTGCGGTATTTGACCAAGTCCATTTCTCGGTGTCTGACTGGTCAATGTTTACTGCATTGGTTTTGTTTTGCAGGTAACCCGAAACATAGCTTCTTTGCAGCATTCTTTTGTAATAATTGGAAAGATCGATTCCGAAGCTGGATTTTAAGGTTAAATTTTTCACAGGCTGCAATTCAGCATAGACATTTCCGAAGAATCTTTGGTATTGGTAGCCGTTGTCTTTATTGTATTCCAAAAGCCGGACAGGGTTTTGTCTGTCATTCATTCCGCCAACTGGTCCACCCCAGCCGATTCCGTCTACAGTATGAACCGGAATGATAGGCAAAGCACGTAAAGCAGGATCCAAAACGCCTGGATCCATCAGCTCATTGGTTTTATTGAAGGTGAAATTTTCACCAATTTTCAGCTTTCCTTCAAAAAAGTTGTAAGAGGTATTAACACGGGCAGACAATCTTTTGAAATTGGTAAGTTTCACGATTCCATCATTGTCATAATATCCCAGAGAGAAGTAGTAAGAACCCTTGTCTGAAGAACTCGAAGCAGAAACATCCAGTGAATTGGCAACACCAGTCTGCGAAACCTCATCGTACCAGTTGGTGTTGGCTGACTTAATCGTTTTTCCGGCATCCAGATATTCAGGCACGAAACTATTGTACAATGTAGGAATGCCATTCTGAACACCCCAGTCAAAACTGTAGCTCAGATTGTTACTATTCGGGTTCAGCCCGTCATTGATATTGGCCTGCCAAAGTATCTGTCCGAATTGTTTTGCGTTAAGAACCTCTGTTTTCTTTGTATATTGTGAATATGCAGTATAATAATTAAGGTCGATTCTCATCTTCCCTTTTTTTCCTTTTTTGGTGGTTATAATGATAACACCATTGGCAGCTCTGGAACCGTAGATACTTGCTGAAGATGCATCTTTCAGCACCTGCATTGATTCAATATCACTTGGATTAAGCTCGTGCATTCCTGCTTTTGTAGGAACACCATCTATTACGTATAACGGATCTGTATTGTTCAATGTTCCAACCCCACGAATCAGCACTTTTGTATTACTGCCGGAAGGAGATCCGTCGGCTGTGATATTAACACCTGCTACTCTTCCCTGCAAAGATTTGATCGGATTGGGTTCAGCCTGCTTATTCAGATCTTTCATATCCACCACGGAAACCGCACCCGTAATGTCTGCTTTTTTCTGCTTGGTATATCCGGTTACGATGACCTCATCTATACTTTTTATTTTCTCCGCAGCTAAAACGATGTTAAGAATTGTCTTTTCATCCACTACTACTTCACGGGTAGAATAATCCGGATAAGTGAAAATTAAAGTGTTTCCTTTTTGCAGGTCATTGATCTGAAATGCACCGCTACTGTCTGTTGTGGTATTGGCTCCTGTTTCCGAAACGGTTACGATAACCCCGCTCAACGGTTTCTGATTTGAGGAAACTACCTTACCTTTAATTACTTCCTGCGCAAATACATACGAAAAAGGCAGAAGACAAAAGGCGATGGCTATTTTGTATTTCTTCATACTATAGTGTTTTATTTTATATTAATATGATGGGCATTGATGTTGAGTGTACTTCCTTTGGTATCTGTGGATAAGCTTAGTTCCGAAAAGCTTTCATTAGGGAAGAAGATTTCGGTCATTACCTTTTCGCCGTTATTGAAGAAAATTTCGATAGAAGTTTTATCCAATACAATTTTGAGCATTGCATTTTGGTAGCTTTTTGATAATGGCGCTTTGGAAATCCTGTCTGCAAAATTGTTCTTAAAATCGGTTTTCCCGGATTTGGTACGGTCAATAAACAGTTCCTGCTTGTTATTATCAATTCCGAAAATCACCTGTTCTCCCAATGAATTTTTCAAAGCAAAAGTGTAAACTCCTTTGGTCATTTTCTTAAGGTCAACATCTATAACTGCTTTAGAAAGATCTATTTCTCCTTTACTGATGAGCTTTTTATCAGAAACAAGGTTAATTTCTTTTTTAACGGCCTTTCCTTCGTAATTTTTAAGCTGGGAAACAGGAATATTTTTCAGAGTGTAACCTTCTTTTGATCTTTTCAAAATCACTTCACGAGGAATAGTAGAACTTCCTCTCCATTTTTCTGTAGGCACATTCGGTGAATAATCCCAATTTGACATCCATCCGATAATTACTCTTTTATTATCGGGAACATTATCAAAAGAAACACTCGCATAATTATCGCGTCCCCAATCCAGCCAGACTACTTTTTCTTTTTCCAGCTGCTTTGTAAAAACATCATCCATTTTGAAGGTTTTTCCGTCAAAATCTCCTACAAAATACTGTGCGGCAGAACCACCGTTCGGCCCACCTGGATTAATGTTAACGATAAGCACCCATTTTTCTTCACTGGTTCCTTCTACCTTTATCGGGAAAAGATCCGGACATTCCCAAACCCCACCATGTCCCCCGAAATCTTTACCAAATTCCGAAAGGAAGGTCCAGTCTTTCAGGTTTTTTGAGGCATAAAAATGCTGTCTGTCCTGTACCGCCAATCCCATTACCCATTGTTTTCTTTTGGCATCCCAGAAAACTTTCGGATCTCGAAAATCTTTTATTCCTGGATTTTTCAACACAGGATTGTTGCTGTATTTAGTCCAGGTTTTTCCATTATCCAAAGAATAAGCGATTGCCTGAGACTGTGCGTCAATTTCTCCGGCTTTCTCTTTCTTCATATCGTGGTAGGTAAAAATTGCTACCAACGGAACATTTTTTCCATCGCCAAAACCTGATGTATTATCCTTATCCACAACTGCACTTCCTGAGAATATTGCACCCTTTTCATCATAGGCAATTGCAGGAGCCAGTTCTTCCCATTTGATAAGATCTTTGCTGACGGCGTGTCCCCAATGCATCTTACCAAAATCCGGCACACTCTGAAACGGTGTATACTGAAAAAATAAGTGATAAGTTCCGTTGAGATAAAACAGACCGTTCGGGTCATTCATCCAGCCTTTTTGAGGAGTGAAGTGATAGTTGGGCCTGTAAAGCTGTTCTTCAGACGTTTTCGAGCCCGATTGTGCGTTGAGCCCGGAATAAAACGTTGCAGCGATGATTAAAGTTGATATGATTTTCTTCATTATGATTATTTAAGTAGGAAATTTTGAATTATTTAAAAAACACTTTATTCAATTTAAATAGGTGTTCTTCCCGATGATTATATTGATTTGTACATCTATTTCGTCAGTGTTTTGCTTAATTTTTCCAGTGATATACCTTTGGTTTCCGGCATCATAAACATCACGAATAATAATTGGAATACCATTGCAATGGTAAATACCAAAAACACAGTCCCTGCTCCGATGGTAGAAAACAATGTAGGAATCAGTGATGGAATGATCGCTGCCAGAAGCCAGTGTGTGGAACTACCGAAAGCTTGTCCCGATGCTCTAAGATGGTTCGGGAAAATCTCCGAAATAAAGACCCAAATCACCGTTCCCTGACCAATAGCATGAGAAGCAATGAAAAGAAAAAGGAAAATTGGAATCGCCAATCCCGACCAATGGAAATAAAACGCCATAGAAACCAGTCCTAAAGAAATGATATACCCTACAGAACCCCAATACATCAATGTTCTTCTCCCAACTTTATCAATGAGATTGACCCCAACCAAAGTGAAAACCATATTCACAACACCAATTCCGATACTACTGAGAAGTGCTGTTTTCTCGCCCAAACCTGCTTCGCCAAAAATCCTCGGTGCATAATATAGGAATGCGTTAATCCCCGACATCTGATTAAAAAAGGCTACTAGAAAAGCCAGCATCAGCGGAAAACGATATTTTTTCATAAAAATATTTTCCTTTGGCGATTCTGCGTGGTCATCTTCCATCTGCGTGATCAAAGTTTCAGAGTCCTGATCTGGGCTCAGGATTTTCATCACTTTTTTCGCTTCATCTATTCTGGATTGGGAAACCAGCCATCTCGGACTTTCTGGAATGGTGAATACACATAATGTATAAATAGCTGCGGGAATTGCCTGCACACCAAGCATCCAACGCCAGTCATTATCGCCGATACCGCTTAGTAAATAATTTGATAAAAATGCAATCAAAATCCCCAGAACAATATTAAACTGATATAGTGAAACCATTCTTCCACGGTCTTTTGCAGGCGCAATCTCTGAAATATAAGCCGGTGCAGCAATCGTAGAAGCACCAACACCCAAACCACCCATAAACCTGAAAAATGCAAACAGATAAGGATCATTGGAAAGCGCAGTCCCTATTGCAGAAAATGCATATAAAACACCAATAATCAAGAGTGTTTTTTTACGTCCTAATTTATTAGTTGGTATTCCGCCGAAAATGGCGCCTATCACTGTACCCCATAATGCCATTCCCATCACGACCGCTCCGTGAAATGCATCTGAGCTGTTCCAGAGTGTCTGTAATTTTTTGTCTGCGCCGGAAATAACTACAACATCAAACCCGAAAAGAAATCCTGCCAAAGCTGCCGTAATAGACCACATAAGAATTTTATTCATCTGTTAAAAATATTTATTTGTTTGTGGCTAATATATCCCGAGGTAGCAATCCGAGGGTTTAATTATGTAACTAAATATTTCGGCAAGGTTAATTATTTGTTAATTAATTACAATTAACTGAAAATCAATAATTTATTTAAAAATAATTTTATTAAATTTTCATCAGGTTTCAAAAATGTAACATTGTTTTATAAAAATGTTACGTGTATTTTGGTGTTTTAAGATTTAAGAATAATTAATGTTATGAAAATTTTAACCGAAAAACCGGTCAAGGTATATAGTTTTTGGGTCAGGAACTTTTATGAATTATAAATCGTTCCGAAAGATGTTTATTCGTCCGGATGAAGGTGCATTGTTGAGAAAGTGTAATAAAAAAGCAGCAGTTTGACTTGCTGCTGCTAAATATTGTAAAAATATTAGATGTAAAAATTGATTTTATATATAAATTAGAGCTTCAGATTTTGTCACTATACTATTGTATTCAAATATATGCTCATTTGATTTCTTACTTCTTTATCACTCCTTCCCTGCAGACTTTCTAAAAGCATTCGGGGATAAACCAAACTTATTTTTAAAAACGGTGGAGAAATAATTCGGGGAAGAAAAACCGGTTTTGTATGCAATCTCAGAAATTGTCAGTTCGGGATTTTGCAGCATTGATTTGGCTTGTTCAAGACGGAAATTGTTGATATAATCGCTCACATTCACATCAAACATAGCTTTTACCTTTCTATAAAGCTGAATTCTGGAAATATTGAGCAGGTCTGCAAGATTTTCTACTGAAAAATCGGGATTGTCTATATTGGTTTTGATCAAATTATTCAGATTGTTCACAAACGTCTGTTCTATGCTTCCGAACGACTTGCTGTCCACAATTCTGCCGATATTGTTTGTATAATAATAACGTAGTTTCTCACGGTTGTAAAGCAGCGAACGCAACGACTGTATCAGAATCGGGTAACTGAAAGGTTTTGTAAGATAAAGATCAACACCGGATTTCAGCCCTTGCAGGTAAGATT comes from Chryseobacterium sp. 3008163 and encodes:
- a CDS encoding glycoside hydrolase family 32 protein, which translates into the protein MSIKKIYAAAVLAMAIFSCQNHDSDTEVNPEDIYSKTNIFPQPPNQWMGESNPYYTEGYAGDVMPYYENGKFHLFFLHDAKTKPAGEGFHDIHSFETGNFTDFTYQGRQISYGTSSEADFGVGTGSLVKVGNTYYYYYTGHNAVASFLSGNPRESVLLATSTDMKNWTKIKNFKITAPVGYYDYEFRDPHVFFNSEDGKYWMLVSAQTSDKKAVVLKFTTINPANGNWTVENPIYTTSSSENYIMLECPDLFKMGNYWYLVFSENWSSNTGTHYRISTSPNGPWTTPQNDRLDGSYLYAAKTVSDNTNRYLVGWTARKTPENNTGGKDWAGNIVAHRLIQNSDGTLAVKPVSGLQSVFGQNAVLSVDKITGNASQNGSSFNLSANSQVTFSKLQKANQITFTLNASEGKAGIILAQDTDAGSGVKIAFEPGNNRIAAYVMNSGSEDLMNSYSLSSVSGTSYTVTASISNDVCVIYINDKIAFTNRIYNIVNKKWSIFSSSESSFSNINIKNPN
- a CDS encoding DUF4960 domain-containing protein → MKTIFKKTHIIIILLISAAFIWSCDSQVEDGLVTDVSVNISSFKVNNVSGEIDHKNDKITVILPYGTSVKTLVPVIGISQGAVVSPASGATIDFSQPVKFKVKNGNIYKDYLVTVKAQDPIISFKINGLSATINNSGKTISLTMPEGTNLTALQPVIETGNGVSINPASGTTINFTSPVSFTVSNGSITEVYTAKLTTPVSGPSIAFLGTAATRTGLTNPDEIAASDWLFGKYSGAVYVSIADVASSAANLTGINVIWWHFDSATALPGDALNTNVTSKIKTYLNGGGNILLTSFAAQYVDALEIVPAGKGPNNVFGDFLPNGFIDTGSDWGISFKGNENHPVFDGLQTYESGKANLLEKGTFRLNHTAWWFLPDWGGYVNGAGWRSQTGGNNLASEAWDNTLDGRVAIAEFPGGTANKKCMVICMGAYDWYNETVNGNPSQPNSFQDNIKKMTENSLNYLVTH
- a CDS encoding RagB/SusD family nutrient uptake outer membrane protein; its protein translation is MKKNILLTIAFAFLLGTTSCNDFLDNEPRGVLSEADVVTPQNVDGFVVAAYASLGNDHYDTPFSLWPYGNVRSDDAYKGGSGTNDIQTFHFFEISNNIRSDFGELDRLWYLNYVGISRCNKAIAALKQLSDSEYPNKQRRIAEMNFVRGHYYFLLKTLFKYVPYVDENTPIDDYPKISNKAKNDQQLWEAIASNFEFAAANLPATQSEVGRPKKSAAYAYLAKVRLYQAYEQDDNYTVTQVNPVTLQKSIDAANQVIGNYTLEPDFGYNFLPGTHENGPEAVFSIQYSDNDGTLFGRLNYGDVLSLPQGLGCCDFHKPSQNLVNAFKTTPLGLPMFDTFNDTDLNYNQLNSYKVDPRLYHTVALPGLPWKYEENKIFKESWSRSPGTYGYYSSLKENVPVGCGCTVNVDPFYGNSKNRIIIRYSDVLLMKAEALIELGQINEALPLINQVRQRAANSTVLTGSYTTNNLISKYEPGVNCTWNQDFARKALRWERRMEFAMEGSRFFDLVRWGTTAGTMNTYYSVEKTKRSFYSQAGFDHGIEEYCPIPLAQINFSQGLYKQNNGY
- a CDS encoding SusC/RagA family TonB-linked outer membrane protein; protein product: MKKYKIAIAFCLLPFSYVFAQEVIKGKVVSSNQKPLSGVIVTVSETGANTTTDSSGAFQINDLQKGNTLIFTYPDYSTREVVVDEKTILNIVLAAEKIKSIDEVIVTGYTKQKKADITGAVSVVDMKDLNKQAEPNPIKSLQGRVAGVNITADGSPSGSNTKVLIRGVGTLNNTDPLYVIDGVPTKAGMHELNPSDIESMQVLKDASSASIYGSRAANGVIIITTKKGKKGKMRIDLNYYTAYSQYTKKTEVLNAKQFGQILWQANINDGLNPNSNNLSYSFDWGVQNGIPTLYNSFVPEYLDAGKTIKSANTNWYDEVSQTGVANSLDVSASSSSDKGSYYFSLGYYDNDGIVKLTNFKRLSARVNTSYNFFEGKLKIGENFTFNKTNELMDPGVLDPALRALPIIPVHTVDGIGWGGPVGGMNDRQNPVRLLEYNKDNGYQYQRFFGNVYAELQPVKNLTLKSSFGIDLSNYYKRMLQRSYVSGYLQNKTNAVNIDQSDTEKWTWSNTAQYTAKAGKHHFDVLGGMEMYKDTFKNTWLRKEGFLIETPDYMYPDAGTGDAFNGGSSTYYSLLSYFGKFSYDYDNRYLFSATMRYDGSSRFGKNNRFGTFPAFSAGWRINKEHFAENLIPFFSDLRLRAGWGQTGNQEISNSAVYSLYIANYAGGNPTWATSYGTAYDISGVGSGLLPSGFIATQTKNDDLRWETTTQTNLGLDFGFFNQKLTGSVDVYKKATKDILVLPPYLGVIGEGGDRWINGASMENKGIEIALSYQNETAGGFRYEVSGNISMNRNKITALPQSVINNYGGNGTTDNILGRPVNSMYGYVADGLFRTQAEVDNSASQSGKGLGRIRYADLNGDGMIDDKDRTWIGNPNPGFMYGVNLNFSYKNFDLSTFWQGIGDVDVINSKKYQTDFWSVDDVGSNKGTRLLNAWSPQNPNSDIPALTTVDSNAESRFSSYYVESGSYLKLRVLQLGYTFPKSLMEQYHITNFRMYASVQNLWTIKSKSFTGIDPETPAFGYPLPLTFNFGVNFSL
- a CDS encoding glycoside hydrolase family 32 protein, which gives rise to MKKIISTLIIAATFYSGLNAQSGSKTSEEQLYRPNYHFTPQKGWMNDPNGLFYLNGTYHLFFQYTPFQSVPDFGKMHWGHAVSKDLIKWEELAPAIAYDEKGAIFSGSAVVDKDNTSGFGDGKNVPLVAIFTYHDMKKEKAGEIDAQSQAIAYSLDNGKTWTKYSNNPVLKNPGIKDFRDPKVFWDAKRKQWVMGLAVQDRQHFYASKNLKDWTFLSEFGKDFGGHGGVWECPDLFPIKVEGTSEEKWVLIVNINPGGPNGGSAAQYFVGDFDGKTFKMDDVFTKQLEKEKVVWLDWGRDNYASVSFDNVPDNKRVIIGWMSNWDYSPNVPTEKWRGSSTIPREVILKRSKEGYTLKNIPVSQLKNYEGKAVKKEINLVSDKKLISKGEIDLSKAVIDVDLKKMTKGVYTFALKNSLGEQVIFGIDNNKQELFIDRTKSGKTDFKNNFADRISKAPLSKSYQNAMLKIVLDKTSIEIFFNNGEKVMTEIFFPNESFSELSLSTDTKGSTLNINAHHINIK
- a CDS encoding sugar porter family MFS transporter, whose protein sequence is MNKILMWSITAALAGFLFGFDVVVISGADKKLQTLWNSSDAFHGAVVMGMALWGTVIGAIFGGIPTNKLGRKKTLLIIGVLYAFSAIGTALSNDPYLFAFFRFMGGLGVGASTIAAPAYISEIAPAKDRGRMVSLYQFNIVLGILIAFLSNYLLSGIGDNDWRWMLGVQAIPAAIYTLCVFTIPESPRWLVSQSRIDEAKKVMKILSPDQDSETLITQMEDDHAESPKENIFMKKYRFPLMLAFLVAFFNQMSGINAFLYYAPRIFGEAGLGEKTALLSSIGIGVVNMVFTLVGVNLIDKVGRRTLMYWGSVGYIISLGLVSMAFYFHWSGLAIPIFLFLFIASHAIGQGTVIWVFISEIFPNHLRASGQAFGSSTHWLLAAIIPSLIPTLFSTIGAGTVFLVFTIAMVFQLLFVMFMMPETKGISLEKLSKTLTK